One Pseudorasbora parva isolate DD20220531a chromosome 8, ASM2467924v1, whole genome shotgun sequence DNA window includes the following coding sequences:
- the LOC137084063 gene encoding fap1 adhesin-like isoform X2: MEGTTSRLLSFSLALLSLCVCSHIGSVSGFVRSGYPIYYGAGTGFPMQADVKPRSSYSSWYGIKVPSPISPKSSMELTSSAEEVKGGYTSVSYSPQNGSSGFGPVTDLYKPGSDSDARSQLHGSLSLASSGSLVSGSVATAVGPSMSSESLPEPAKLHYQTAEQPVVHSNESVASSSQQLLQNGSQSSGPLVQVRYQAATHPIIKPQRSRLQFGANLLSDTRPVHFPSATYVKALQQINETSQPNYQLGQVSYGSGLVPLLSGQQLVQSGYGSMVPPNDVQQAQALNQLVAQPSIQLSRQASSQNSEQVISNSMEQSSGLPLAQVSSQSLDQSITQQPAQVSSQSVDQSSTQQPAQDSSQSVSQPSGLLLVQGSSQPVDQSSTQQPVQASSQSVDLSSTQQPAQDSSQSVSQPSGLLLVQASSQSVVQSGSLSSAQVRYQYVSQPSVLQPAQARYQSVFKPSGLKFAQARYQSISQPSGMLSAQTRYQSVDQPSGLKLAEARYQSISQPSSLQSAQARYQSISQPSGLLSAQTRYQSVFKPSGLKLAEARYQSISQPSGLLSAHTRYQSVDQPSSLKLAQARYQYVSRPSGLLSAKARYQSVSKPSGLLLVQGSSQSVDQSSTQQPAQASSQSVDQSSTQQPAQASSQPVDHSSTQPAQDSSQSVVQSGSLSSAQAQYQSVDQPSGLLLAQDSSQSVDQSNTQQPDQASSQSVDQSSTQQPAQDSSQSEVQSGSLSSAQAPYQYVSQPSGPLLEVSSQPLDQSITQQPAQDSSQSVSQPSGLLLVQGSSQSVDQSSTQQPTQASSQPVDQSSTQPAQASSQSVIQSGSLSSDQAPYQYVSKPSGLLSAQTHYQSVDQPSVLLSAQARYQSVSKPSGLKLPQVRYQSISLPSSLQSAQARYQSISQPSGLKVAQASSPSVYQSKPQQTALASFQSVAHSGSLSSAQAPYQYVSKPSGLLSAQARYQSVSKPSGLKLPQVHYQSISQPSGLQSAQARYQSISQPSSLQSAQARYQSLSQPSGLKVAQASSLSVDQSKPQQPAQVSTQSVVQSGSLSSAQARNQYVSQPSGLQSAQARYQSIYQPSSLQSSQARYQSLSQPSGLKVAQASSLSVDQSKPQQPAQASSQSVVQSGSLSSAQARNQYVSQPSGLQSAQARYQSISQPSSLQSSQARYQSLSQPSGLKLAQATSQFVDQSNMQQQAHVRYQSVSKPSGLKVAQASSLSVDQSKPQQPAQASSQSVVHSGSLSSAQARYQSLSQPSGLKLAQATSQFVDQSNMQQTAQVRYQSVVQSGSLPSAHARYQSVFRSPGFHVFPIPEQSSLGSKPLGQPSNVPLHAMSLQSVQPDFQDLTPLQTTQNKRLSPGILRLLQQVKS, translated from the exons ATGGAGGGTACCACTAGCCGACTATTAAG TTTTTCTCTGGCACTTCTCAGTCTTTGTGTCTGTAGCCATATTGGAAGTG TTAGTGGCTTTGTCAGGAGTGGCTATCCCATATACTATGGGGCTGGTACTGGTTTTCCCATGCAGGCTGATGTGAAACCACGAAGTTCCTACAGTTCCTGGTATGGCATTAAAGTACCAAGTCCCATTAGTCCTAAAAGTTCCATGGAATTAACTTCTAGTGCTGAAGAAGTTAAGGGTGGTTATACCAGTGTAAGCTATAGTCCTCAAAATGGCTCTTCTGGTTTTGGACCAGTGACTGATTTATATAAGCCTGGTTCTGACTCTGATGCTAGAAGCCAACTTCATGGATCTCTATCTTTGGCTAGTAGTGGCAGTCTTGTTTCTGGTTCTGTGGCCACTGCAGTGGGCCCAAGTATGAGCAGTGAGTCTCTACCCGAGCCAGCAAAGCTCCACTATCAAACTGCAGAACAGCCTGTAGTACACAGTAATGAGTCTGTGGCATCTAGCAGCCAGCAACTATTGCAGAACGGTTCCCAGTCCAGTGGCCCATTAGTGCAAGTCCGCTACCAGGCTGCAACGCATCCCATTATAAAGCCTCAGAGAAGTAGACTTCAATTTGGTGCCAACTTGCTTTCTGATACCAGGCCAGTCCATTTTCCAAGTGCTACCTATGTCAAGGCTTTGCAGCAAATAAATGAGACCTCACAACCCAACTATCAATTAGGACAAGTCAGTTATGGGTCTGGACTTGTGCCATTGCTCAGTGGCCAGCAACTAGTGCAGTCAGGCTATGGTTCCATGGTTCCGCCCAATGATGTGCAACAAGCACAGGCACTAAACCAACTTGTGGCTCAGCCCAGCATCCAACTATCACGTCAAGCAAGCAGCCAGAACTCTGAGCAAGTTATTTCAAACTCCATGGAACAGTCCAGTGGCCTACCTCTAGCACAAGTCAGCTCACAGTCTCTAGACCAGTCCATCACCCAACAACCAGCCCAAGTCAGCTCCCAGTCTGTGGATCAGTCTAGCACCCAACAACCAGCCCAAGACAGCTCACAATCTGtgtcccagcccagtggcctgctgcTAGTACAAGGCAGCTCACAGCCTGTGGACCAGTCCAGCACCCAACAACCAGTCCAAGCCAGCTCCCAGTCTGTGGATCTGTCTAGCACCCAACAACCAGCCCAAGACAGCTCACAATCTGtgtcccagcccagtggcctgctgcTAGTACAAG CCAGCTCACAATCTGTGGTCCAGTCAGGTAGCCTGTCGTCAGCCCAAGTCCGTTACCAGTATGTGTCCCAGCCCAGTGTCTTGCAGCCAGCACAAGCCCGCTACCAGTCTGTGTTTAAGCCCAGTGGCCTGAAGTTTGCACAAGCCCGTTACCAGTCCATATCCCAGCCCAGTGGCATGCTGTCAGCACAAACCCGTTACCAGTCTGTGgaccagcccagtggcctgaagCTTGCAGAAGCCCGTTACCAGTCCATATCTCAGCCCAGCAGTCTGCAGTCAGCACAAGCCCGTTACCAGTCCAtatcccagcccagtggcctgctgtCAGCACAAACCCGTTACCAGTCTGTGTTTAAGCCCAGTGGCCTGAAGCTTGCAGAAGCCCGTTACCAGTCCATATCCCAGCCGAGTGGCCTGCTGTCAGCACATACCCGTTACCAGTCTGTGGACCAGCCCAGTAGCCTGAAGCTGGCACAAGCTCGTTACCAGTATGTGTCTCGGCCCAGTGGCTTGCTGTCAGCAAAAGCCCGCTACCAGTCTGTATCTAAGCCCAGTGGCCTACTGCTAGTACAAGGCAGCTCACAGTCTGTGGATCAGTCCAGCACCCAACAACCAGCCCAAGCCAGCTCACAGTCTGTGGACCAATCCAGTACCCAACAACCAGCCCAAGCCAGCTCCCAGCCTGTGGACCATTCCAGCACACAACCAGCCCAAGACAGCTCACAATCTGTGGTCCAGTCAGGTAGCCTGTCATCAGCCCAAGCCCAATACCAGTCTGTGgaccagcccagtggcctgctgcTAGCACAAGACAGCTCCCAGTCTGTGGACCAGTCCAACACCCAACAACCAGACCAAGCCAGCTCCCAGTCTGTGGATCAGTCAAGCACCCAACAACCAGCCCAAGACAGCTCACAATCTGAGGTCCAGTCAGGTAGCCTGTCATCAGCCCAAGCCCCTTACCAGTATGtgtcccagcccagtggcccGCTGCTAGAAGTCAGCTCACAGCCTCTGGACCAGTCCATCACCCAACAACCAGCCCAAGACAGCTCACAATCTGtgtcccagcccagtggcctgctgcTAGTACAAGGCAGCTCACAGTCTGTGGACCAGTCCAGCACACAGCAACCTACCCAAGCCAGCTCACAGCCTGTGGACCAGTCCAGCACACAACCAGCCCAAGCCAGCTCACAATCTGTGATCCAGTCAGGTAGCCTGTCATCAGACCAAGCCCCTTACCAGTATGTGTCCAAGCCCAGTGGCTTGCTGTCAGCACAAACCCATTACCAGTCTGTGGACCAGCCCAGTGTCTTGCTGTCAGCACAAGCCCGCTACCAGTCTGTATCTAAACCCAGTGGCCTGAAGCTGCCACAAGTCCGTTACCAGTCCATATCTCTGCCCAGCAGTCTGCAGTCAGCACAAGCCCGTTACCAGTCCAtatcccagcccagtggcctgaagGTGGCACAAGCCAGCTCACCGTCTGTGTACCAGTCCAAACCTCAACAAACTGCCCTAGCAAGTTTTCAATCTGTGGCCCACTCAGGTAGCCTGTCATCAGCCCAAGCCCCTTACCAGTATGTGTCCAAGCCCAGTGGCTTGCTGTCAGCACAAGCCCGCTACCAGTCTGTATCTAAACCCAGTGGCCTGAAGCTGCCACAAGTCCATTACCAGTCCATATCCCAGCCTAGTGGTCTGCAGTCAGCACAAGCCCGCTACCAGTCCATATCTCAGCCCAGCAGTCTGCAGTCAGCACAAGCCCGTTACCAGTCTCtgtcccagcccagtggcctgaagGTGGCACAAGCCAGCTCCCTGTCTGTGGACCAGTCCAAACCTCAACAACCTGCCCAAGTCAGTACCCAATCTGTGGTCCAGTCAGGTAGCCTGTCATCAGCCCAAGCCCGTAACCAGTATGTGTCCCAGCCCAGTGGTCTGCAGTCAGCACAAGCCCGCTACCAGTCTATATATCAGCCCAGCAGTCTGCAGTCATCACAAGCCCGTTACCAGTCTCtgtcccagcccagtggcctgaagGTGGCACAAGCCAGCTCACTGTCTGTGGACCAGTCCAAACCTCAACAACCTGCCCAAGCCAGTTCCCAATCTGTGGTCCAGTCAGGTAGCCTGTCATCAGCCCAAGCCCGTAACCAGTATGTGTCCCAGCCCAGTGGTCTGCAGTCAGCACAAGCCCGCTACCAGTCCATATCTCAGCCCAGCAGTCTGCAGTCATCACAAGCCCGTTACCAGTCTCtgtcccagcccagtggcctgaagCTGGCACAAGCCACCTCGCAGTTTGTGGACCAGTCTAACATGCAACAACAAGCCCATGTCCGCTACCAGTCTGTATCTAAACCCAGTGGCCTGAAGGTGGCACAAGCCAGCTCACTGTCTGTGGACCAGTCCAAACCTCAACAACCTGCCCAAGCCAGTTCCCAATCTGTGGTCCACTCAGGTAGCCTGTCATCAGCCCAAGCCCGTTACCAGTCTCtgtcccagcccagtggcctgaagCTGGCACAAGCCACCTCACAGTTTGTGGACCAGTCTAACATGCAACAAACAGCCCAAGTCCGTTACCAGTCTGTCGTCCAGTCAGGTAGCCTGCCATCTGCGCACGCCCGTTACCAATCTGTGTTCCGGAGCCCTGGTTTCCATGTCTTTCCTATCCCAGAGCAATCTAGCCTTGGTTCCAAACCTCTGGGACAGCCCAGCAATGTACCTCTTCACGCTATGAGTCTGCAGTCTGTCCAGCCTGACTTCCAAGATTTAACACCTCTGCAGACTACTCAAAACAAACGTCTCTCTCCAGGCATATTGAGGTTGTTGCAACAAGTGAAGTCATAG
- the LOC137084063 gene encoding fap1 adhesin-like isoform X1, whose protein sequence is MEGTTSRLLSFSLALLSLCVCSHIGSVSGFVRSGYPIYYGAGTGFPMQADVKPRSSYSSWYGIKVPSPISPKSSMELTSSAEEVKGGYTSVSYSPQNGSSGFGPVTDLYKPGSDSDARSQLHGSLSLASSGSLVSGSVATAVGPSMSSESLPEPAKLHYQTAEQPVVHSNESVASSSQQLLQNGSQSSGPLVQVRYQAATHPIIKPQRSRLQFGANLLSDTRPVHFPSATYVKALQQINETSQPNYQLGQVSYGSGLVPLLSGQQLVQSGYGSMVPPNDVQQAQALNQLVAQPSIQLSRQASSQNSEQVISNSMEQSSGLPLAQVSSQSLDQSITQQPAQVSSQSVDQSSTQQPAQDSSQSVSQPSGLLLVQGSSQPVDQSSTQQPVQASSQSVDLSSTQQPAQDSSQSVSQPSGLLLVQGSSQPVDQSNTHQPAQASSQSVVQSGSLSSAQVRYQYVSQPSVLQPAQARYQSVFKPSGLKFAQARYQSISQPSGMLSAQTRYQSVDQPSGLKLAEARYQSISQPSSLQSAQARYQSISQPSGLLSAQTRYQSVFKPSGLKLAEARYQSISQPSGLLSAHTRYQSVDQPSSLKLAQARYQYVSRPSGLLSAKARYQSVSKPSGLLLVQGSSQSVDQSSTQQPAQASSQSVDQSSTQQPAQASSQPVDHSSTQPAQDSSQSVVQSGSLSSAQAQYQSVDQPSGLLLAQDSSQSVDQSNTQQPDQASSQSVDQSSTQQPAQDSSQSEVQSGSLSSAQAPYQYVSQPSGPLLEVSSQPLDQSITQQPAQDSSQSVSQPSGLLLVQGSSQSVDQSSTQQPTQASSQPVDQSSTQPAQASSQSVIQSGSLSSDQAPYQYVSKPSGLLSAQTHYQSVDQPSVLLSAQARYQSVSKPSGLKLPQVRYQSISLPSSLQSAQARYQSISQPSGLKVAQASSPSVYQSKPQQTALASFQSVAHSGSLSSAQAPYQYVSKPSGLLSAQARYQSVSKPSGLKLPQVHYQSISQPSGLQSAQARYQSISQPSSLQSAQARYQSLSQPSGLKVAQASSLSVDQSKPQQPAQVSTQSVVQSGSLSSAQARNQYVSQPSGLQSAQARYQSIYQPSSLQSSQARYQSLSQPSGLKVAQASSLSVDQSKPQQPAQASSQSVVQSGSLSSAQARNQYVSQPSGLQSAQARYQSISQPSSLQSSQARYQSLSQPSGLKLAQATSQFVDQSNMQQQAHVRYQSVSKPSGLKVAQASSLSVDQSKPQQPAQASSQSVVHSGSLSSAQARYQSLSQPSGLKLAQATSQFVDQSNMQQTAQVRYQSVVQSGSLPSAHARYQSVFRSPGFHVFPIPEQSSLGSKPLGQPSNVPLHAMSLQSVQPDFQDLTPLQTTQNKRLSPGILRLLQQVKS, encoded by the exons ATGGAGGGTACCACTAGCCGACTATTAAG TTTTTCTCTGGCACTTCTCAGTCTTTGTGTCTGTAGCCATATTGGAAGTG TTAGTGGCTTTGTCAGGAGTGGCTATCCCATATACTATGGGGCTGGTACTGGTTTTCCCATGCAGGCTGATGTGAAACCACGAAGTTCCTACAGTTCCTGGTATGGCATTAAAGTACCAAGTCCCATTAGTCCTAAAAGTTCCATGGAATTAACTTCTAGTGCTGAAGAAGTTAAGGGTGGTTATACCAGTGTAAGCTATAGTCCTCAAAATGGCTCTTCTGGTTTTGGACCAGTGACTGATTTATATAAGCCTGGTTCTGACTCTGATGCTAGAAGCCAACTTCATGGATCTCTATCTTTGGCTAGTAGTGGCAGTCTTGTTTCTGGTTCTGTGGCCACTGCAGTGGGCCCAAGTATGAGCAGTGAGTCTCTACCCGAGCCAGCAAAGCTCCACTATCAAACTGCAGAACAGCCTGTAGTACACAGTAATGAGTCTGTGGCATCTAGCAGCCAGCAACTATTGCAGAACGGTTCCCAGTCCAGTGGCCCATTAGTGCAAGTCCGCTACCAGGCTGCAACGCATCCCATTATAAAGCCTCAGAGAAGTAGACTTCAATTTGGTGCCAACTTGCTTTCTGATACCAGGCCAGTCCATTTTCCAAGTGCTACCTATGTCAAGGCTTTGCAGCAAATAAATGAGACCTCACAACCCAACTATCAATTAGGACAAGTCAGTTATGGGTCTGGACTTGTGCCATTGCTCAGTGGCCAGCAACTAGTGCAGTCAGGCTATGGTTCCATGGTTCCGCCCAATGATGTGCAACAAGCACAGGCACTAAACCAACTTGTGGCTCAGCCCAGCATCCAACTATCACGTCAAGCAAGCAGCCAGAACTCTGAGCAAGTTATTTCAAACTCCATGGAACAGTCCAGTGGCCTACCTCTAGCACAAGTCAGCTCACAGTCTCTAGACCAGTCCATCACCCAACAACCAGCCCAAGTCAGCTCCCAGTCTGTGGATCAGTCTAGCACCCAACAACCAGCCCAAGACAGCTCACAATCTGtgtcccagcccagtggcctgctgcTAGTACAAGGCAGCTCACAGCCTGTGGACCAGTCCAGCACCCAACAACCAGTCCAAGCCAGCTCCCAGTCTGTGGATCTGTCTAGCACCCAACAACCAGCCCAAGACAGCTCACAATCTGtgtcccagcccagtggcctgctgcTAGTACAAGGCAGCTCCCAGCCTGTGGACCAGTCCAACACCCACCAACCAGCCCAAGCCAGCTCACAATCTGTGGTCCAGTCAGGTAGCCTGTCGTCAGCCCAAGTCCGTTACCAGTATGTGTCCCAGCCCAGTGTCTTGCAGCCAGCACAAGCCCGCTACCAGTCTGTGTTTAAGCCCAGTGGCCTGAAGTTTGCACAAGCCCGTTACCAGTCCATATCCCAGCCCAGTGGCATGCTGTCAGCACAAACCCGTTACCAGTCTGTGgaccagcccagtggcctgaagCTTGCAGAAGCCCGTTACCAGTCCATATCTCAGCCCAGCAGTCTGCAGTCAGCACAAGCCCGTTACCAGTCCAtatcccagcccagtggcctgctgtCAGCACAAACCCGTTACCAGTCTGTGTTTAAGCCCAGTGGCCTGAAGCTTGCAGAAGCCCGTTACCAGTCCATATCCCAGCCGAGTGGCCTGCTGTCAGCACATACCCGTTACCAGTCTGTGGACCAGCCCAGTAGCCTGAAGCTGGCACAAGCTCGTTACCAGTATGTGTCTCGGCCCAGTGGCTTGCTGTCAGCAAAAGCCCGCTACCAGTCTGTATCTAAGCCCAGTGGCCTACTGCTAGTACAAGGCAGCTCACAGTCTGTGGATCAGTCCAGCACCCAACAACCAGCCCAAGCCAGCTCACAGTCTGTGGACCAATCCAGTACCCAACAACCAGCCCAAGCCAGCTCCCAGCCTGTGGACCATTCCAGCACACAACCAGCCCAAGACAGCTCACAATCTGTGGTCCAGTCAGGTAGCCTGTCATCAGCCCAAGCCCAATACCAGTCTGTGgaccagcccagtggcctgctgcTAGCACAAGACAGCTCCCAGTCTGTGGACCAGTCCAACACCCAACAACCAGACCAAGCCAGCTCCCAGTCTGTGGATCAGTCAAGCACCCAACAACCAGCCCAAGACAGCTCACAATCTGAGGTCCAGTCAGGTAGCCTGTCATCAGCCCAAGCCCCTTACCAGTATGtgtcccagcccagtggcccGCTGCTAGAAGTCAGCTCACAGCCTCTGGACCAGTCCATCACCCAACAACCAGCCCAAGACAGCTCACAATCTGtgtcccagcccagtggcctgctgcTAGTACAAGGCAGCTCACAGTCTGTGGACCAGTCCAGCACACAGCAACCTACCCAAGCCAGCTCACAGCCTGTGGACCAGTCCAGCACACAACCAGCCCAAGCCAGCTCACAATCTGTGATCCAGTCAGGTAGCCTGTCATCAGACCAAGCCCCTTACCAGTATGTGTCCAAGCCCAGTGGCTTGCTGTCAGCACAAACCCATTACCAGTCTGTGGACCAGCCCAGTGTCTTGCTGTCAGCACAAGCCCGCTACCAGTCTGTATCTAAACCCAGTGGCCTGAAGCTGCCACAAGTCCGTTACCAGTCCATATCTCTGCCCAGCAGTCTGCAGTCAGCACAAGCCCGTTACCAGTCCAtatcccagcccagtggcctgaagGTGGCACAAGCCAGCTCACCGTCTGTGTACCAGTCCAAACCTCAACAAACTGCCCTAGCAAGTTTTCAATCTGTGGCCCACTCAGGTAGCCTGTCATCAGCCCAAGCCCCTTACCAGTATGTGTCCAAGCCCAGTGGCTTGCTGTCAGCACAAGCCCGCTACCAGTCTGTATCTAAACCCAGTGGCCTGAAGCTGCCACAAGTCCATTACCAGTCCATATCCCAGCCTAGTGGTCTGCAGTCAGCACAAGCCCGCTACCAGTCCATATCTCAGCCCAGCAGTCTGCAGTCAGCACAAGCCCGTTACCAGTCTCtgtcccagcccagtggcctgaagGTGGCACAAGCCAGCTCCCTGTCTGTGGACCAGTCCAAACCTCAACAACCTGCCCAAGTCAGTACCCAATCTGTGGTCCAGTCAGGTAGCCTGTCATCAGCCCAAGCCCGTAACCAGTATGTGTCCCAGCCCAGTGGTCTGCAGTCAGCACAAGCCCGCTACCAGTCTATATATCAGCCCAGCAGTCTGCAGTCATCACAAGCCCGTTACCAGTCTCtgtcccagcccagtggcctgaagGTGGCACAAGCCAGCTCACTGTCTGTGGACCAGTCCAAACCTCAACAACCTGCCCAAGCCAGTTCCCAATCTGTGGTCCAGTCAGGTAGCCTGTCATCAGCCCAAGCCCGTAACCAGTATGTGTCCCAGCCCAGTGGTCTGCAGTCAGCACAAGCCCGCTACCAGTCCATATCTCAGCCCAGCAGTCTGCAGTCATCACAAGCCCGTTACCAGTCTCtgtcccagcccagtggcctgaagCTGGCACAAGCCACCTCGCAGTTTGTGGACCAGTCTAACATGCAACAACAAGCCCATGTCCGCTACCAGTCTGTATCTAAACCCAGTGGCCTGAAGGTGGCACAAGCCAGCTCACTGTCTGTGGACCAGTCCAAACCTCAACAACCTGCCCAAGCCAGTTCCCAATCTGTGGTCCACTCAGGTAGCCTGTCATCAGCCCAAGCCCGTTACCAGTCTCtgtcccagcccagtggcctgaagCTGGCACAAGCCACCTCACAGTTTGTGGACCAGTCTAACATGCAACAAACAGCCCAAGTCCGTTACCAGTCTGTCGTCCAGTCAGGTAGCCTGCCATCTGCGCACGCCCGTTACCAATCTGTGTTCCGGAGCCCTGGTTTCCATGTCTTTCCTATCCCAGAGCAATCTAGCCTTGGTTCCAAACCTCTGGGACAGCCCAGCAATGTACCTCTTCACGCTATGAGTCTGCAGTCTGTCCAGCCTGACTTCCAAGATTTAACACCTCTGCAGACTACTCAAAACAAACGTCTCTCTCCAGGCATATTGAGGTTGTTGCAACAAGTGAAGTCATAG